AAAGACATCTCTAGGATGTGAAACGACTTGAAAAAGGAAATCAAACTGTACTGCTTTCCTTCCGCGGGAGGAACGGCACAGATCTATCATGGCTGGTTCAACTTTGTCGATGAGGCGATCGAGCTCGTTCCGATGGAGTATTCGGGAAGAGGAAGGCGGTTCCCGCAGCCTTTATTGACCGATTTGGCGGATGTGGTGGATGATCTCTATTCGATGATGCAGCCTGACGTCGATCGGATGCCCTATATGATGTTTGGTCATAGTATGGGGAGCTTGATCGCCTATGAGCTTACAAAAAAATTGATGCAGCAAGGAAAGCGAATGCCGCTGCATCTTTTTTTCTCCGGGAGATCCAGCCCGAACCGGCCGGCGACGAAAAAGCGGCATCATTTGGCGGACGATGAGTTGAAGGAGGAAATTGTCCAATTCGGAGGAACGCCTCCGGAGCTGCTGAACGACCCGGAGTTTAGCCGTATGTTTCTGCCGATTATCCGGGCCGATA
This genomic window from Paenibacillus humicola contains:
- a CDS encoding thioesterase II family protein — translated: MKKEIKLYCFPSAGGTAQIYHGWFNFVDEAIELVPMEYSGRGRRFPQPLLTDLADVVDDLYSMMQPDVDRMPYMMFGHSMGSLIAYELTKKLMQQGKRMPLHLFFSGRSSPNRPATKKRHHLADDELKEEIVQFGGTPPELLNDPEFSRMFLPIIRADMKAVETYTPDEEIIPLSCNISICNGKQDHLVAHLEEWRAYTSEEIEFRLFEGGHFYIRDCAKEVVEAVNHKALQYLTAMRRRK